DNA sequence from the Scyliorhinus torazame isolate Kashiwa2021f chromosome 19, sScyTor2.1, whole genome shotgun sequence genome:
ACTATTATACAGCACAAAATTCCCCCTCGGACACATCCACAATTCCCCAATAGTTCAGTAGGTTTATTAATTGAGTAGCTGAATCATACAGACTTGGAAGGTTTTAGTTTGAGGTATCTCCTCTCAACAAATGTGGTGCTGGGGCTTCCTATAATAGGCCTGGACTGTGGCGAGGATAATAAGCCTGTTCTTCTGCACTACCTTGGAGCTCCTTTACTACTGGAAAGCTGCTAACAAAGGTGAATGAGGCCCAGAGACTAATTTAAGAAATAGATGGATCCGTTAATGGTAGCTGGTAGGATTTATACTCTATATTGAAGGGTATCTTGGTCTGAGCTGATCCCTGTGACTCAGCTAGGAGTACTGACCCAAGAAGTAACTAAAACTGTCTTTCTAATCCAAGATAATGTGAATATTGACAGTTTAGAAGGATATAAAGGCATTGGAGAGGTTGCAGAGAAGAAATGTAAGGGAATACATATCAAGAAAGGATTGACAggatggatgtttcctcttgaattaatagaggtctttaaaattatgaaaagttTGATAGCGTGGATACAGAGAGATGTGAGGAAGCGCAATGACTAGAGACCATGGATATAAAATAGTCGCCAAGAAACCCATTAAGGAATTCAGAGAAACCTCTTCACCTAAAGAGTGATAAGAATGTGGAAATCGGGAGCACAGCAAGTGGCTGAAGTGAATAGCGTAGCTGTATTTATAGGGAAACCAGACAAGTATTTGAAGGAGAAAGGAATGGATGGTTACAATGGTAGATCTAGGTGGGAAATGATGGGAGaaggctcaagtggagcataaacagGCATGAACTGTTTGTGTcaagtggcctgtttctgtgccatatatcCTATGTAGTCCAACGTGAGATGAGTGCTTTTAGCATGGGCTAAAACGGCAGCAGTATGTCAGTGGTATCGCTCTTCTAAGACCTTTTAGAAGAAGGCTTTTGGGTCAAATCCCATATGGGAAATTTGTGTAACCAATAGGTTAATGCTTCAGTGCATAAGTGAGAGTTTGTCAGAGCTGTCGTCACTCTGCTCCAACTCTTTGCCATTTCAAGTGAGTGTGAAATATCTCACAGCACTggtcaaagaagagcagggaagtcttctgggtgtcctggccaacatttatcccctcAACCAGCATATCTAtatcagattatctggtcaattatcggagtgctgtttgtgggatcttgtcaTGTGCAGAGAGACTGCCTTGCCTCCTTAAATTGTAACAGTTACCAAGACTCTGAATTGTTTACAATGTCCTGAGGTTGTGTAAAGTGCTGGAAAATTGTGTCCACAATGTGATGTTGTTTACAGTGTTTAATCAGTGAGTATGCCAAAGTTTATTTATCGTGCTGTGGTATTTACCGATTTACCCAGTAGTCAAGTGTCTGGCAGTCTCTTCAAATTATGAAGTTTTGAAATATTGAATTTTCTGTCGTGTACAACTTTTGCCTTCCACAAACTAAAATATTTTACCAACAGTGCCTTAAAGATCATTGATGTTCGTGAGATCATTAGTAAATGCTCAAAGGAGACGGGGCACCATTGCGGCCCAGTTCAGAGCCATTATCATTTATAATTAGTTCTGTAATTCACACTTTCACCTTGAATTTTGTGACCTTGCAAATCAGCTAAAGGCGTAAAGTCAGCATTAAATGCTTTCTGAAAGCCAATATGCTTAATGTCCAATAATTTTCTATGGCATGGCTTACTATTCGTAAAGCCACATTTGTATAGATATCTTGCCTTTTCTGGACACTATAGCAGGGGTCTGTTAAACAGTTTAAGCCTTTTTATAGGTCTGATTTGTGTTGCTTTGTTGATTTTTGTGACATGTGGAAACAGTATCATGTGGATCGCCTTGCGTAAATCTAGAGTAGCCGTTTGACCATTTGAAACTTAATTGGATCTACAGAGATCAAGTTCTTGAACCAGTACAACTTCCTTTGCCCCACATGTAGAAAAAGAAAATACAATATTTTTTGATTATTTTACAGATGTGGAATCGACTTCAGTTCTATTGAATATGATGAAGCAGCAACCGCTCTCCCTCTGCGAGATCTGATGTCAGAAACTCCATTTCCATCAAATCTGCTTGCACTGGGACGTTCTGGTGAGATTCTTATTTCCAACTCAAAGACAACCCCTATCTAGGTACTTCCTAATTTTAAAACCTCTATGGTTTGCACTGTTCAATATTTATGCTTCAAACTTATACACCCAAAATTGGGAGTGTTTTGTTAGCAGCTATTTAAAATAATTTTTCCAATTTTTGATCTTTTACGGCTTCATTCTGCTTAATTACTTTGAATTTTTCAATCTCAATTTCTCAAACTTTTTAACCATTAAGTGAGGTTAGATACGAAATAGATAGTCTTGTAAACTCATTTGTTCCAAGCCTGCTGTCAAGTTTAGAAAATCCGTTCAGTCCAAATGAAATAAAAGGACAGTGGAAAAAACTCTTTTTCCAAACTTGATAAATGCCTTTAAGTCTTTGAAATTAGAGATTTAACTGTAAAATAACATGGTTTCATTTCTCTAAAACTGCCCTGTGAATACTAAATATAATGCTTCCCCTCTAATGGAATAAATAAAGCATAACTACAGGTGTAGTAATATCAGACCTGCTCAATTTGAGGATGAGATTCAATCAATTGCATGCTTTAGGTAGCAGGTTTACTGACTGCCTGGGTGTAAAGTAACAGAAACCATGATGGTAGACCAGCCAAAAAGGCTATAGTCAATGCAAATAGACACAGGAAGTTATGCATAGGGAATATGTTTATTAATTGTTAGATTGCGTGCACATTTTTGTAGAACTTTCTTTGTCATCAGATAATATGTTTATTCATTTTAATATCTTTATTTGTGGGGAGAAGTTATTGTAGCGGTAATGACActcaactagtaatccagaggtcaaagagaaaatgctgaaaaatctcagcagtctggcagcatctgtagggagagaaaagagctaatgtttcgagtccagattaccctttgtcaaagctggatatggggtcatctggactcgaaacgttagctcttttctctccctacagatgctgccaaacctgctgagattttccagcattttctctttggtttcagcatccgcagtaatttgcttttacccagcAATCCAGATGTCCCAGTTCATGGGATACGGGTCACACCTCACAATGCTCTTTGGTggaaatgaataaatgaataacaatctggaattgaaagctggtctcggtaatggtgaccatcACAACTACGATTGGTGTACAACccctctggttcgctaatgtcctctcgggaaagaaatctgccatccttacctggtctagtctacacatgactccagacccacaataatgtggttcactcttaactgtTCTCTGCCCAGCaggccgctcagttcaagggcaatcaagggcaacaaatgctggcctgaagAAAATAAATTAAAATTTCTATCCAGCCCTTGAGTAAATATATTCAATTTGCATTCATACAGCACTCAGGCATGTCTTTTAAATGTTAGTGTTTTGCATAGATTGCACTATTTTGAATAGGTGTGGCTCCTGCCATGGACATGCACAGCAGGATTTCGCACACACAAAGGACTTGAATGCCCAAAGGAAGAATGTAGGCTAGGACACAGACCATTTACCTGTCCCTTTTCAAATAGCATGTATAATCTTGTGCTCATATGAAAAGGCTGGTATGATATCAACTTAGCATAACCCAATATTGCCATGCACTTTTGATACTGCACTTCAGTGTCACCCTAGATAATGCTCTGAAGTATTAGTTCGCTATTAGAATCTGCAGACTTCCAACCAGAGACAAGGGAACTAACAAGTCTCCCAAGAACACAATTGTGTTCAGAAGGCAGGTTAACAAAATTGGATAAATAAGCATTACTGTATTGATTTCTTTTCGAGGGCATAATGGTGTAATGCATTAGCAAATAGTAATTTCACCTTTAAGACATAGGTTTTCCTGTTCCAGCTACTAGTGATGGAGTTTCCTCTCTTTGCCAGATGCATTTGTCCTAGGTGAATTAAGTTTGCGAAATGTCAATCCAGTTCCTAAAGGGCATGTTCTTACATTGCTAAACTGCTCTTAAATTAGCAATGTCACTCAACACAAAGATGGGTGATGTGAGTAGGAAGTTGGAATGCTCTACTGAGATTGAGTTTAAGCAACTGATACGGATCTATCATTGACTGTATCTAACCTGGAGAGTTTGAAGTAAGAAAGTGTTTCTTTCCCAACACTGATATCCCATGCTATGCCGCGCATGCACCCACCCCCACCTACTCTTGCTGTCTGAAGCTCCTTTTTGCCATGAGTTGGGAATGAGAAATAGAACTTTGAGGGATTCTTTATAAAACTAACAAGTTTCCTTTTGTAGTGTTTTAAAGTTAATCAGCAAGTGGGCATTTTCTCAGTTTATAAAATAGCTTTCAGTAAAGTAACAATATTATAATGCTTGCATCAGGAGACCATAATTGATTGAATGCTATTTATTTTTATCCAGTTCATTTTCCTGGAAAGAAGTGTGCACTTGCAGGCACCAGAGGCGGTGGAGAGAAAAAGAATATATCTGGAGCATCTGGTAGTACTAATGCAGGGAATAATGAAGCTTCTCAAGGCAGAAGAAGATCAATGCGTATCAGCAAAGCAGAAAAATTGGACAAATCTGCCAGCTCTACTCAAAAGCCTCAGTCAAGCCCAGGTACCTCAGTTCCTAAAACATCTCCAGAATGTGGAGGAACTCCACCTAAAAGAGGTGGAAAGCAAAAGGCAAAAAGGAAATCTGAGACAGAACAAAGCAAAATTCCTCCTGATAAAAAGAAAACCAGAGTTACTCGTAGTTCCTATAAGCAATCTAGTTCTAGTAGTTCCGACCCAAATGATAGTCCCTTTGTCAGTGAAACTGAATATCAGCCCCAACCGCCTAATGAAAAGCTGTTGACAAACCTGGATAATAGTGATGCAAGCCAAGTATCACCTGATGATTGTGGTGAATGCATTACATCAATGACGGACAATGAGGAAGAAAATAACGAAAAGGAACGTGATTGTGGCGAATACATTACATCAATGGAGAAGGATAATGAGGAAGAAAATAATGAAAAGGAATGTGATTGTGTAGAAAATAAAAACTCTTCTGTCAATGAAGAAAACTGTGCAGCAATCACTGACCAGATTAATATTGAAGACTCAGGAAACTCACATCTTTCGCCTACTGATGATAAAAATTGTGGAAGTAGTGTGGAAAATACCTCAGGAAACTCCACGGATCACAGCGACAAAGAAACGTTTGCAAATGAACAGAGTAGTTCAAAAAATGGAATTTGTTCTCTCAGTGAAGATGCAACCTCTGTTGATGTGACTAATAGCGATCAAGGCATTGGTGAGATAAAATATCTTGGAAGCCCATCAAATGAAGATTGGACTGAAATGGAAAATAAAGCACTTGTAGAAGGTCAAAATCCTGAAAAATATGAAACAGTAGAATTTACAGAAACAATGGAGAATTCTGAACCCGTACCTGCTTGTGAGGGTAATACACCGTCAAATGAAGATAGTGCTGAGATGGAAAATAAGGCACTTGTAGAAGATCAAAATCCTGAACAATATGAAACAGTAGAACTAACCGAAACAATGGAGAATCCTGAACAAGTACCTGCTTGTGAAGGTAAAATCGAAAAGCAGTCACCTGTTAAAAGTCCAGAACAAAGTGCTGTCAGTACCCCCCCCAAAAGTAAAATGTCTTCAGAGAGTATCATTTCTGAGCAATTGAAGGAAATGGAATCTGCAGAAGTTAAAGATGGTTCAGATGAAGAAAACCATACATCTGACTGTAAAAGTGACATTGCTGGAGAGTCATTTGTTGAAGTTCCTGGAAAATCCATGGACAATAGTGACCTGGTGAGCAAAATGTCTTTAAAGAATATCAACCCTGAGATATTCAAAAAAATGGGACCTCTGAAGGTTTTGTGTGTGGAGAAAACATCTGATTCTAAAAGTTTTATTGTCCAACAGTACGCAGAAACTCCCGAAATATTTATGGAGAATAACAACTCAAAGAGTGAAAAAGCCTCCGAGGATATAAAAACTGAGCAATTTGAGATGGGCTCCACAAAGGCTATAGGTGTACCTGAGCAGATATCAGATTGTAAGACTGATACTGGTCAGCAGTCATCGGTTCAAGATCCTGGTAAGTTCATGGAGAATGACAACTTGAAAGGTGAATTCAGTTTTGGGAATATTAAAGCTGAGCAATTTGAGATAGACCTGGAGCAAGGTTTAAGTAAACCGTCACCAGCACCTGATAGTAAAAATGATATTGACCAGCCATTATCCGATCACAGAGCTAGAAACATTTCACAGGGTGAAAGCTTAAAAAGAGTAATCTCAGATGAACCTGATCACAATCAGATGACTGCAGAGATCCATGAAGCCTCTGATGATAAAAGGACCAAATCTGCATTGTTTAGTGATGGGACGGGCAGTAGTAGTGCTGTGGACTTTAATGCAGACAACACTGAAGTCGTGGCTATGGAATGCGATTCACCCATCAATGACCACCAAGTGTCAGAAGGTGAACATGAATCTCAAAAAACATCAAAAGTAAATGAAGTCAGTTCTGCTTTCTCTGTTGGTGCTGATCACACAATCTTGATGCCAGATAGCACTGTTGAAAATACCAACAAAGAGAGCGCAGTGCAAGGACCTCCTGAAATTGAACTTAAGAAAAACGTAGAACTGAAAGGAATAGATGTGCCACGTCGCAAATCTAGATTCCATGCCGCAACCACAACTTGGTCTCCAGAAAGGGAAAGAAAAGTAGAACAAAAGAGATCCAGGTCCAAGTCGCTAGAACGTTCCGGGTCTGGATCCAGATCACAACGAAAGTCCCGGTCCCAGTCACGGGGCCAGTCTGTGTCCAAATTGCGAGGAAGGTCCAGGTCGCGAGGACGGTCCCGCTCCAGGTCGCGAGGGCGGTCCGTCTCCAGATCGCGAGGGCGGTCCGGCTCCAAGTCTCGAGGGCGGTCCGGCTCCAAGTCGCGAGGGCGGTCCGGCTCCAAGTCGCGAGGGCGGTCCGGTTCCAGATCGCGGGGACGGTCCAGGTCCAGATCACGAGGACGGTCAAAATCAGGAGGAAGATCCAGCTCCAAGTTAAGGGGAAGATCCAGGTCCAGGTCAGGAGGTAAAGACCATCATAGTCATTCAGACAAGCCTGTACTTGAAAGAAATCGTTCAAAAGGAGATGACAGTGACCGAAGCAACCAAGCTTCTCCATCCCCCAGAAAAAAATCCAGGTctcccagtaaagagagagacaagGAAGAGCCCTCAAGTGAAGTTGAGAAGAGGGAAGCTGAAGCAGAAAGAGGAAGAAAAATTAGAGTACGCTCTAGGTCAAGATCTAGATCCAGAAAAAGATATGATTCTGGAGACAAAGAAGAGCAAGTTAGTTTTTCTCCAGGAAGAAGAGACCGATACATGGATGACAACTGGAGAAATATTCGAGGAAAGGAGAGACCCAGAATGAATGACCGGGGAAGACCAAGAGGATATGATAGATTCAGGAATGATAGTAGGAGTAGAGAATTTCCACAAACTAACAGATACCCAGATGAACAGTCAACTCTAAGTACTAATGAGTATATAGATGACAGGAATCCTGATTGGGTGATGGAACAATTGCAGGCACCTTCTGATGTCAGTATGAGAGAAAATGAATACAGGAATGATGTCAAATGGGAAGAAAATAGATACGAAAGGGATGATTCTTGGGGTAATAGGAACTTTGGTTGGAAACGTGGTCGTGGACATTTTCGGGGAGGCTCCTTTCATGGTGACCAAAGCGAACTGCCATGGCAGAACCGACGGCCAAACTTCTCAGGCGAGCAAAATAATTCCGGGAAATACCAAGGAACTGGACCCCGTAGGTATAACGACCACCAGCAAAATAGATGGCGAGGGCGAGGTGATTCAAATGCATCTTCTGAAGTCCGTGACCGTTCTGGATGGTCCTCTTTCTCCAGTTGGAATGCAAGGAAAACTCTGCCAGCAGATGTCCAAAATTACTACGCCAATAGGGGAAGGCAGGCTTCAAGTGCGCAGTCCAGCTGGCGAGGGCCTGAGGAGGAACAGTACCAGGCTCCGGCAGAGCAAGGTATGTATTTTTGTTATAGATTACTTTTTGAAAACTTCAAAAAACCTCTTGAAATGTTGTGTGGTGCTAGTTATGTTAATTATTGTTATAACTGCTGAAGTGTGTTTTTGGAGAAAATGTTGCtggttgctttttaaaaaaaaaattaagactCTTTATCAAACACCATATTTACAATTTATGAGCAAGAATAAAATGAAAATTGAAACTTGACTTTGTTTTCTACAAAGGAACATGATTTCTGTAGCTTTTGGTGACAAGGGATTTGCTGTTATTTTTAATGCTGACTGCAAAATATTGTCTTTCCTGAATTTTAACTTACGAAGTGTTTGATCAAGGAAATAAATCTATTTTTCAGAATCACACAGGATTGTTACCTTCAGTAAATGGGTACTACATTTGAATAATTAATCTTAATAATTTTAAAGAAAAGAACATGCCAAGAACACACACAGTTTGAGTAAACAATTATAATGGTTTTCCAACCAGTAACACACCATGGCTGAGATGGATAAGATGGCTGGTTTGACAGTCTCGTGCAAATTATAGTTTTTAAAAGCCAGATGTCATTTTAACCGTTAGTGTTTTTTGATAATTATCTTTATTTAAGTAGAATTGGTATTCAGTAACTTTGTATTTTATGCTATTTCTAGAGCCCTAAAAAAGCCTTATTTGTTACTGATTTTATAGTGCATGAATTTGTCCTATATAGGATCATTTTGAAGATTTTTTCCCCATGTGGCAAATAATTTTGCAAATCAATATGCTTTTTCCCAGTAATCTACTTGTAAACTGTGAAAGAGTTTAAAGAATTTGTTTGAAAGTAGGCCTGTGGCTTTATGGTTTTCAGATGAAGCTATTAAGACGTTGTTGAAATGATTAGATCAAACTTCTTTGGATCCATTCCTTTGAGTTATCAAAAGCCATCGGTTCACAACTCTTGTGTAGAACAAATAAAAAGGATCAAGAGTGGTTTAGATGCAATCTAAAAGCAATATGTAAGCTGTATGAATGCTGGATTATTTCCAAAGCTTCATTTTTGAATTCCTATCAAATAATTTTGAAATTAATGCCTAAAGCGGTTTTCCTTCAGTGGCCAGTCATTCTTTTGCTATTGAGACAATGGTGGAAACGTAGTCCCTGAGAATGacaaaacacattttaaaaaaatctttcactAGTTACTCACTGAGGATGAAGAGAAACCAGGAAGTGGGAAAAAGTTGGAACGCTTGATCTATAAGACCTAATTCAAAGTAAGCCCATACTGATGGAATGAAAATttgatacatacatacatagattcatagaagataggagcaggaggaggccttttggctcttcgagcctgctctgccattcatcacgatcatggctgatcatccaactcaatagcctaatcctgctttctccccatagcctttgatcccattctccaagtgctatatccagtcgcctcttcaatatattcaaatttttagcatcaactacttcctgtggtaatgaattccacaggctcaccactgtgacgaaatgtctccttatctctgtctgaaatggtttaccctgaatcctcagactgtgacccctggttctggacacacccatcattggtaacatcctgcatctaccctgtctagtcctgttagaattttataagtctctatgagatccccccttattcttctgaactccagcgagaacaatcccaacttagacaatctctcctcatatgacagtcccgccattcctggaatcagcctggttaacctttgctgcactccctcaagagcaagaacatccttcctcagagaaggagaccaaaactgtgtac
Encoded proteins:
- the scaf11 gene encoding uncharacterized protein scaf11 isoform X4; the protein is MKQSFSKDSREQKEDSNEEHCHSVTRGDIVLNDGLCTCLTGKCERNCAAWQQTEFCEIQSVLIMTCDKRNRTSKKSKNKINRKTCYQLCVRNDLNSFCPQYEKSEMSHSQAEDCTEFVDMYEISPLIRQKRRGPESLRLLWRAASTALTTGILRCGIDFSSIEYDEAATALPLRDLMSETPFPSNLLALGRSVHFPGKKCALAGTRGGGEKKNISGASGSTNAGNNEASQGRRRSMRISKAEKLDKSASSTQKPQSSPGTSVPKTSPECGGTPPKRGGKQKAKRKSETEQSKIPPDKKKTRVTRSSYKQSSSSSSDPNDSPFVSETEYQPQPPNEKLLTNLDNSDASQVSPDDCGECITSMTDNEEENNEKERDCGEYITSMEKDNEEENNEKECDCVENKNSSVNEENCAAITDQINIEDSGNSHLSPTDDKNCGSSVENTSGNSTDHSDKETFANEQSSSKNGICSLSEDATSVDVTNSDQGIGEIKYLGSPSNEDWTEMENKALVEGQNPEKYETVEFTETMENSEPVPACEGNTPSNEDSAEMENKALVEDQNPEQYETVELTETMENPEQVPACEGKIEKQSPVKSPEQSAVSTPPKSKMSSESIISEQLKEMESAEVKDGSDEENHTSDCKSDIAGESFVEVPGKSMDNSDLVSKMSLKNINPEIFKKMGPLKVLCVEKTSDSKSFIVQQYAETPEIFMENNNSKSEKASEDIKTEQFEMGSTKAIGVPEQISDCKTDTGQQSSVQDPGKFMENDNLKGEFSFGNIKAEQFEIDLEQGLSKPSPAPDSKNDIDQPLSDHRARNISQGESLKRVISDEPDHNQMTAEIHEASDDKRTKSALFSDGTGSSSAVDFNADNTEVVAMECDSPINDHQVSEGEHESQKTSKVNEVSSAFSVGADHTILMPDSTVENTNKESAVQGPPEIELKKNVELKGIDVPRRKSRFHAATTTWSPERERKVEQKRSRSKSLERSGSGSRSQRKSRSQSRGQSVSKLRGRSRSRGRSRSRSRGRSVSRSRGRSGSKSRGRSGSKSRGRSGSKSRGRSGSRSRGRSRSRSRGRSKSGGRSSSKLRGRSRSRSGGKDHHSHSDKPVLERNRSKGDDSDRSNQASPSPRKKSRSPSKERDKEEPSSEVEKREAEAERGRKIRVRSRSRSRSRKRYDSGDKEEQVSFSPGRRDRYMDDNWRNIRGKERPRMNDRGRPRGYDRFRNDSRSREFPQTNRYPDEQSTLSTNEYIDDRNPDWVMEQLQAPSDVSMRENEYRNDVKWEENRYERDDSWGNRNFGWKRGRGHFRGGSFHGDQSELPWQNRRPNFSGEQNNSGKYQGTGPRRYNDHQQNRWRGRGDSNASSEVRDRSGWSSFSSWNARKTLPADVQNYYANRGRQASSAQSSWRGPEEEQYQAPAEQDSSHGVPAFGDQANQQMNGSQQPVNMMHPPVLPQPMNAPPQPMNVFPYPINVHQPPPLMHFHNPYIHPPPPLNVHAGIPAVQPTMAGNLPNSPPPPPPPPPPAQSVNYAIQQHDMAQPQIIPPPCSVPEVDLQSSTASIPIPTGVSGKTLQVPLSIDISSSTFQSVQQVFAALSNSKPTLERERESLKDEFETEKPKKDKKCTIQERAVEEVKLAIKPYYQKKDITKDEYKEIVRKAVDKVCHSKSGEVIPGKVANLVKAYVEKYKHARKGNPKQTPEECSIIGNKSF
- the scaf11 gene encoding uncharacterized protein scaf11 isoform X5, encoding MRISKAEKLDKSASSTQKPQSSPGTSVPKTSPECGGTPPKRGGKQKAKRKSETEQSKIPPDKKKTRVTRSSYKQSSSSSSDPNDSPFVSETEYQPQPPNEKLLTNLDNSDASQVSPDDCGECITSMTDNEEENNEKERDCGEYITSMEKDNEEENNEKECDCVENKNSSVNEENCAAITDQINIEDSGNSHLSPTDDKNCGSSVENTSGNSTDHSDKETFANEQSSSKNGICSLSEDATSVDVTNSDQGIGEIKYLGSPSNEDWTEMENKALVEGQNPEKYETVEFTETMENSEPVPACEGNTPSNEDSAEMENKALVEDQNPEQYETVELTETMENPEQVPACEGKIEKQSPVKSPEQSAVSTPPKSKMSSESIISEQLKEMESAEVKDGSDEENHTSDCKSDIAGESFVEVPGKSMDNSDLVSKMSLKNINPEIFKKMGPLKVLCVEKTSDSKSFIVQQYAETPEIFMENNNSKSEKASEDIKTEQFEMGSTKAIGVPEQISDCKTDTGQQSSVQDPGKFMENDNLKGEFSFGNIKAEQFEIDLEQGLSKPSPAPDSKNDIDQPLSDHRARNISQGESLKRVISDEPDHNQMTAEIHEASDDKRTKSALFSDGTGSSSAVDFNADNTEVVAMECDSPINDHQVSEGEHESQKTSKVNEVSSAFSVGADHTILMPDSTVENTNKESAVQGPPEIELKKNVELKGIDVPRRKSRFHAATTTWSPERERKVEQKRSRSKSLERSGSGSRSQRKSRSQSRGQSVSKLRGRSRSRGRSRSRSRGRSVSRSRGRSGSKSRGRSGSKSRGRSGSKSRGRSGSRSRGRSRSRSRGRSKSGGRSSSKLRGRSRSRSGGKDHHSHSDKPVLERNRSKGDDSDRSNQASPSPRKKSRSPSKERDKEEPSSEVEKREAEAERGRKIRVRSRSRSRSRKRYDSGDKEEQVSFSPGRRDRYMDDNWRNIRGKERPRMNDRGRPRGYDRFRNDSRSREFPQTNRYPDEQSTLSTNEYIDDRNPDWVMEQLQAPSDVSMRENEYRNDVKWEENRYERDDSWGNRNFGWKRGRGHFRGGSFHGDQSELPWQNRRPNFSGEQNNSGKYQGTGPRRYNDHQQNRWRGRGDSNASSEVRDRSGWSSFSSWNARKTLPADVQNYYANRGRQASSAQSSWRGPEEEQYQAPAEQDSSHGVPAFGDQANQQMNGSQQPVNMMHPPVLPQPMNAPPQPMNVFPYPINVHQPPPLMHFHNPYIHPPPPLNVHAGIPAVQPTMAGNLPNSPPPPPPPPPPAQSVNYAIQQHDMAQPQIIPPPCSVPEVDLQSSTASIPIPTGVSGKTLQVPLSIDISSSTFQSVQQVFAALSNSKPTLERERESLKDEFETEKPKKDKKCTIQERAVEEVKLAIKPYYQKKDITKDEYKEIVRKAVDKVCHSKSGEVIPGKVANLVKAYVEKYKHARKGNPKQTPEECSIIGNKSF